In Spirobacillus cienkowskii, a genomic segment contains:
- the hemH gene encoding ferrochelatase translates to MTIRKVTGVLLVNVGTPDSPAVKDVKRYLKEFLSDPRVIDIPAWVRFMLLHFIILPFRSPKSAEAYKSIWLSEGSPLMVHSKSLKEEVKKILGSQFQIEICMRYQNPSIQSAIEKLVAQGVEKIIVFPLFPQYSSAATGTVFEKVGKIVNSFWNVPQLIYVPAFYQREEFINSIAYIAKEKINEFQPDFVLFSYHGLPERHVKKSDKSKEKSCLNHKHCCDKMNTHNSYCYRAQCYATTTAIATRLGLLKDKYATSFQSRLGRTPWIQPYTDEILHSLAQQGVKKIAVMCPAFVADCLETIEEIGMRLREQWISIGGEELLLVPSLNSHPIWAKAVANMILEFN, encoded by the coding sequence ATGACAATTCGTAAAGTTACTGGTGTTTTACTCGTTAATGTAGGAACGCCTGATTCACCTGCTGTAAAAGATGTCAAACGTTATCTCAAAGAGTTTCTGTCTGACCCTAGAGTCATTGATATCCCTGCTTGGGTTCGTTTTATGTTATTGCATTTTATTATTTTGCCATTTAGGAGCCCAAAATCAGCGGAGGCGTATAAGTCAATTTGGTTGTCCGAAGGATCGCCACTCATGGTTCATAGCAAAAGTTTAAAAGAGGAGGTAAAAAAAATATTAGGTTCTCAATTTCAAATTGAAATATGTATGAGATATCAAAATCCTTCTATCCAAAGTGCAATTGAAAAACTTGTTGCTCAAGGAGTCGAAAAAATAATTGTTTTTCCTTTATTCCCTCAGTATTCTTCTGCAGCAACAGGAACAGTTTTTGAAAAAGTTGGCAAAATTGTCAATTCATTTTGGAATGTGCCGCAATTAATTTATGTCCCTGCTTTTTATCAAAGAGAAGAATTTATTAACAGTATTGCTTATATCGCAAAAGAAAAAATTAATGAATTTCAACCCGATTTTGTGTTATTTAGTTATCACGGATTACCTGAACGTCATGTTAAAAAATCAGACAAATCAAAAGAAAAAAGCTGCTTAAATCATAAACATTGTTGTGATAAAATGAACACTCATAATTCTTATTGCTATCGTGCACAATGTTACGCTACAACAACTGCAATAGCCACTCGTCTTGGTTTGTTGAAAGACAAGTATGCCACTTCATTTCAATCAAGGCTCGGAAGAACACCTTGGATTCAGCCTTATACTGATGAAATTCTTCATTCTTTAGCGCAGCAGGGTGTAAAAAAAATCGCAGTCATGTGTCCCGCATTTGTTGCAGATTGTCTTGAAACCATTGAAGAAATTGGTATGCGCTTGCGAGAACAGTGGATTTCTATTGGAGGCGAAGAACTGTTATTGGTGCCGTCATTAAATTCGCATCCTATTTGGGCCAAAGCGGTGGCAAACATGATTCTTGAATTCAATTGA
- a CDS encoding ribonuclease domain-containing protein, protein MFFKRKLGNYTTSVLYSLLAGISLQSYGLSNQIYCTNSENHFNQKKLSTIPNFSFETLFTPESNLNLNGKATEFKTIQNEKFELFEVLLPRHYRELDLKNGLVKNFLNEIENKLLNSTEERISLKRLVNVLKNQVFIEDITINLFLDKLTQEINEKFDEFYKFDNFSKLDIENIKSKISIFVADFKHKNIVDIEQLDNYTNYLLSELEIPNSHLYKIIKNLPEKDKKDVILTQLRTPNSKLLNHLKYVKNLLPLSKQQKEKIRNKIKQELENYDSQLNLHLEKIREKLFDSHIIHDDVLEEYLAAYPRTHSDRHETQYYYQIETKKLNSVCAKLISTCTQSFGTKFSIINAHSFNYNNNKESKWLPVKINNSVCSNFSFNNNKNLNIPAKIIIDNLISELIFENLFSVSFNNLTFHKNIHERGLPSRNKNSGSSQSTTCALKPSADETFKDDNNNEPATDNDGWSVAYRKSPIPERFIYKALEIVDKLKTRDRSVLKQGKMFKNHEKRLPNGGYYYEFDVVCEEQRGRRDAKRLVININNLQWWYTKDHYQSFVFDSQKDKDIVERVIKGSKQ, encoded by the coding sequence ATGTTTTTTAAAAGAAAATTAGGTAACTACACGACTTCAGTATTGTATTCATTATTAGCGGGAATCAGTTTGCAATCCTACGGATTAAGCAACCAAATTTACTGTACAAATTCAGAAAATCATTTCAATCAAAAAAAGTTAAGTACAATTCCTAACTTTAGTTTTGAAACACTGTTTACTCCTGAATCAAACTTAAATTTAAATGGCAAAGCGACAGAATTTAAAACCATTCAAAATGAAAAATTTGAACTGTTTGAGGTTTTACTTCCGCGGCATTACCGGGAATTAGACTTAAAAAATGGACTTGTAAAAAATTTCTTAAATGAAATTGAAAATAAATTATTAAACTCAACAGAAGAAAGAATTTCTTTAAAACGCCTTGTTAACGTATTAAAAAATCAAGTATTTATTGAAGACATTACAATCAACCTATTTTTAGATAAATTGACCCAAGAAATTAATGAAAAATTTGATGAATTTTATAAATTCGATAACTTTAGCAAATTAGACATTGAAAATATAAAAAGCAAAATAAGTATTTTTGTTGCAGATTTTAAACATAAAAACATTGTAGACATAGAACAACTTGATAATTACACAAATTATTTGCTATCAGAACTTGAAATCCCTAATAGTCACTTATATAAAATTATTAAAAATCTTCCAGAAAAAGACAAGAAAGATGTCATTCTAACTCAACTTAGAACTCCTAATAGTAAATTATTAAATCACTTAAAATATGTTAAAAATTTACTTCCATTATCTAAACAACAAAAAGAAAAAATTCGCAATAAAATTAAACAAGAATTAGAAAATTATGATAGTCAGCTAAATTTGCACCTAGAAAAAATTAGAGAAAAACTATTCGACTCTCATATTATCCACGATGATGTATTAGAAGAGTATCTAGCTGCATACCCTAGAACACATTCTGATAGACATGAAACTCAATACTACTATCAAATTGAAACAAAAAAATTAAATAGTGTTTGCGCCAAACTTATTAGCACATGTACTCAAAGTTTTGGTACAAAATTTTCGATCATCAATGCGCACTCTTTTAATTATAACAATAATAAAGAATCAAAATGGCTACCAGTAAAAATTAACAATTCTGTTTGCAGTAACTTTAGCTTTAATAATAATAAAAATTTAAATATTCCTGCTAAAATCATTATTGACAACTTAATTTCTGAATTGATTTTTGAAAATCTATTTAGTGTAAGTTTTAATAACTTAACATTTCACAAAAATATTCATGAACGCGGATTGCCTTCTAGAAATAAAAATAGTGGATCAAGTCAATCCACGACCTGTGCACTAAAACCGAGCGCAGATGAAACATTCAAAGACGATAACAACAACGAACCTGCCACAGACAATGATGGCTGGAGTGTTGCATATCGCAAGTCGCCAATACCTGAACGCTTTATTTACAAAGCACTAGAGATAGTTGATAAATTAAAAACTCGAGACAGAAGCGTCTTAAAACAAGGTAAGATGTTTAAAAATCACGAGAAAAGACTACCAAATGGCGGCTACTACTATGAATTTGATGTTGTTTGTGAAGAACAACGGGGACGCCGGGATGCCAAACGTCTTGTAATAAACATTAATAATCTACAATGGTGGTACACAAAAGATCACTACCAAAGCTTTGTCTTTGATAGTCAAAAGGATAAAGATATTGTTGAAAGAGTTATAAAAGGCTCAAAACAATAG
- the lon gene encoding endopeptidase La has protein sequence MTQGIDKVADSLPLLPLKDIVVFPQMIIPVFVSEDICMRAVDAACAKDRFIFLSAFRSEVNREHDSFFELKVSTPPPFDVYDVGTIATVMRTRKLPDGRTKVLIQGVSRGIILGLKQSEPYPIVNMKLLLDKDPSQEGDALCRSVKEQLEKIAPLGRSISPDLLMLIEDVTDVGRLANLVASNLGLKIVDAQKVLATADPFERLRKVHTLLLRELESYTQSRYYNHVRDEAAKNQREQYLREQLKALKHELGELDGKEEIEDLREKVLKAGMSVEGQAESLKQVRRLERMNQDSSEATLTRTYIEWMVDLPWTNCSDSKIEMSHCKKILDEDHYGLDKIKDRILEYIAVKKLNPNLKGPILCFVGPPGVGKTSLGRSIARALGRKFVRISLGGVRDEAEIRGHRRTYVGAMPGRIIQTLKTVGTRNPVMMLDEIDKLGADYKGDPASALLEVLDPEQNCNFSDHYISVPFDLSQIIFLANANRLDTIPAPLRDRLEIIEVSGYSEEEKTEITRQYIIPKVIEQNGLNPELVQFHDAAVNLVINAYTRESGLRSLEKHIAMITRKLARYIAENDEKGKDRKLVKVTAKIAKELLGEERYFTDDHDILKKSIGIGVGLAYTQSGGEILQLEVKLLPGSGKLILTGQLGEVMKESAQTALSCVRSLAKELKIDPNKFNTEDIHLHVPAGAIPKDGPSAGTAIGVALVSALTEQPVKQDVAVTGEITLHGRVLPIGGVREKILAALRVGIRKVCLPEKNKGSFAELPLTIRRRIDVKFVSHLEDVLQECLDISNFMCDDPADMRQERGSVSSDENMSA, from the coding sequence ATGACACAAGGAATCGATAAAGTCGCAGATAGTCTTCCTTTGTTGCCGTTGAAAGATATTGTTGTTTTCCCTCAGATGATTATTCCAGTATTTGTCTCAGAAGATATCTGTATGAGAGCTGTCGATGCTGCGTGTGCTAAAGATAGATTTATTTTTCTGTCGGCATTTCGTTCAGAAGTCAATCGAGAGCATGATTCATTTTTTGAGTTAAAAGTGTCAACGCCTCCGCCATTTGATGTGTATGATGTGGGAACTATAGCCACTGTGATGCGCACCCGTAAGTTACCCGATGGCCGGACAAAGGTGTTAATTCAAGGGGTATCTCGAGGTATTATTTTAGGATTAAAACAGTCTGAGCCTTATCCAATTGTAAATATGAAACTATTATTAGATAAAGATCCTTCCCAAGAAGGAGATGCATTATGCCGTTCTGTTAAAGAACAGCTCGAAAAAATCGCTCCTCTTGGGCGCTCTATCTCTCCCGATCTGTTAATGCTCATTGAAGATGTTACAGATGTTGGAAGACTTGCAAATTTGGTTGCCAGCAATTTGGGATTAAAAATTGTGGATGCGCAAAAAGTTTTGGCTACGGCAGATCCTTTTGAGCGTCTTAGAAAGGTGCACACACTGCTTCTTCGGGAATTAGAGTCTTACACTCAATCTCGGTATTACAATCATGTGCGCGACGAAGCCGCAAAAAATCAGAGAGAACAATATCTCAGAGAACAATTAAAAGCATTAAAGCATGAGCTTGGTGAGTTAGATGGCAAAGAAGAAATCGAAGATCTCCGAGAAAAAGTGTTAAAAGCAGGAATGAGCGTTGAAGGTCAAGCTGAAAGCTTAAAGCAAGTGAGACGCTTAGAGCGCATGAATCAAGACTCCAGTGAAGCAACATTAACAAGAACATATATTGAATGGATGGTTGATTTACCATGGACAAATTGCAGCGATTCAAAAATTGAAATGTCCCATTGTAAAAAAATATTAGATGAAGATCATTATGGTCTTGATAAAATAAAAGATAGAATTCTAGAATATATTGCAGTTAAAAAACTCAATCCAAATTTAAAAGGCCCAATATTGTGTTTTGTTGGACCTCCAGGAGTTGGCAAAACAAGTTTGGGGCGCAGCATTGCGCGTGCATTAGGCCGCAAATTTGTCCGTATTAGCCTAGGTGGTGTTCGTGACGAAGCAGAAATCAGGGGGCACCGTCGTACGTATGTTGGCGCAATGCCAGGTCGTATTATTCAAACTCTGAAAACAGTTGGTACCCGAAATCCTGTGATGATGTTGGATGAAATCGATAAACTTGGTGCTGATTATAAAGGCGATCCGGCTAGCGCATTGCTTGAAGTGTTGGATCCAGAACAAAATTGTAATTTTTCAGATCATTACATATCTGTCCCATTTGATCTGAGTCAAATTATTTTTTTAGCCAATGCCAATCGGTTAGACACAATCCCTGCACCACTGCGAGACAGACTCGAAATTATTGAAGTGAGTGGCTATAGTGAAGAAGAAAAAACCGAAATTACAAGGCAATATATTATTCCAAAAGTAATTGAACAAAATGGACTCAATCCAGAATTGGTGCAGTTTCATGATGCTGCGGTTAACTTAGTGATTAACGCATACACTCGCGAATCGGGATTGCGCAGTTTAGAAAAACATATTGCAATGATCACACGGAAGTTAGCAAGGTATATTGCAGAGAATGACGAAAAAGGTAAAGATCGCAAACTTGTAAAAGTGACTGCAAAAATAGCAAAAGAATTGTTAGGTGAAGAGCGTTACTTTACAGACGATCACGATATCTTAAAAAAGAGTATTGGCATTGGAGTTGGACTTGCATACACCCAGTCTGGAGGCGAAATTTTACAACTAGAGGTTAAGCTACTACCAGGTTCTGGAAAGTTGATTTTAACTGGACAACTTGGTGAGGTCATGAAGGAATCGGCACAGACCGCGTTAAGTTGTGTGCGGAGTTTAGCAAAAGAATTAAAAATTGATCCCAACAAATTTAATACAGAAGATATTCATTTGCATGTTCCTGCGGGTGCGATTCCTAAAGATGGGCCTAGTGCGGGAACAGCGATTGGTGTGGCGTTGGTGTCAGCTCTTACTGAGCAACCCGTAAAGCAAGATGTTGCCGTAACTGGCGAAATAACGTTACATGGAAGGGTTTTGCCAATAGGAGGAGTCAGAGAAAAAATCCTTGCAGCATTGCGCGTTGGAATTCGTAAAGTGTGTTTACCAGAAAAAAACAAAGGATCGTTTGCCGAACTTCCGCTTACGATAAGACGTCGAATAGATGTGAAGTTTGTGTCGCATCTTGAAGATGTTTTGCAAGAATGCTTAGATATTAGTAATTTTATGTGTGATGATCCGGCAGACATGCGGCAAGAAAGAGGATCTGTTTCGAGTGACGAAAATATGTCTGCCTGA